One segment of Methylotuvimicrobium sp. KM2 DNA contains the following:
- a CDS encoding DbpA RNA binding domain-containing protein: MRLKEDRIIQCLRRVIETQALHDERQMLQQILDELNLGLLDCAAALLHLQQLEGGMRMMSETNVLDSSISDIVSVMPKMVRYRLSVGHKHGASKELIKDVLVDESGVERKMIRLVDMRNEFTIVELPEGMPEDIFHHLKTIEIQRQKLDIKKINANSNKKRANNARRRKKRMSRFDGKGPEKLKCKELA, encoded by the coding sequence ATGAGACTTAAGGAAGACAGGATAATACAGTGTTTAAGGCGTGTTATCGAAACGCAAGCATTGCACGATGAGCGACAAATGCTTCAGCAAATACTGGATGAATTAAACCTGGGGTTATTGGATTGCGCGGCTGCTTTGTTGCATCTGCAACAGCTTGAAGGCGGCATGCGAATGATGTCGGAAACGAATGTTTTGGATTCGTCTATTTCGGACATAGTTTCCGTTATGCCCAAAATGGTTCGTTATCGATTGTCGGTCGGTCATAAACATGGCGCGTCGAAAGAGCTAATCAAAGATGTGTTGGTCGATGAATCCGGTGTCGAAAGGAAAATGATTCGCCTTGTCGATATGCGTAATGAATTTACTATTGTGGAATTGCCGGAAGGCATGCCGGAGGATATTTTTCACCATTTGAAAACGATTGAGATTCAACGGCAAAAGCTGGATATCAAAAAAATAAACGCTAATTCAAATAAGAAAAGAGCGAATAATGCGCGCCGGCGAAAAAAGCGCATGTCTCGGTTTGATGGCAAGGGCCCGGAAAAGCTTAAATGTAAAGAATTGGCTTAA
- a CDS encoding peptidylprolyl isomerase, with the protein MKKHFISGVLIALISISVPVFSQTLDRIVAIVEDDVILDGELQAEVDVIAQRIKASNAVVPPSYILRKQVLEKLIIEKLQRQLAERSGIALNDEMLASAAADIARRNNMTPAEFRVELEKQSISYRSFLENLRNEVIINQLRGREIGSRVNVSDREVEHFLETESKLGGEATQYHLGHILVAIPEGASSTVIQKAKQKALEIIQDLRGGRDFVQVAMSQSDSSEALTGGDLGWRSINQVPTLFVDEVGDLKQGDVSDPIRSPSGFHVIKMLELRGGDQQHIVTKTHVRHILIKTNELIDDDEAKKRLNNLKRRIADGDSFDALARAHSDDKGSALNGGSLDWVAPGALVPEFEKAMNALAIDEISKPVQTQFGWHLIQVLGRKQQDDSEDYKKEQVREAIRKRKIEEETELWLRRLRDEAYVEIFHDRL; encoded by the coding sequence ATGAAAAAGCATTTTATCAGCGGTGTTTTGATCGCATTAATCAGTATTTCCGTACCGGTTTTTTCGCAAACACTGGATCGTATCGTTGCAATTGTCGAAGATGATGTGATTCTCGATGGCGAGTTGCAAGCGGAAGTCGATGTCATTGCGCAACGCATCAAAGCCAGTAACGCGGTAGTGCCGCCGTCGTATATTTTGCGCAAGCAAGTGCTTGAAAAATTGATTATCGAAAAGCTGCAGCGGCAGCTGGCGGAAAGGTCCGGCATCGCCTTGAATGATGAAATGTTGGCTAGTGCCGCGGCAGACATCGCGCGCAGAAATAATATGACGCCGGCAGAATTTCGTGTCGAACTGGAAAAACAGTCGATTTCTTATCGCAGTTTTTTGGAAAACCTGCGTAACGAAGTCATCATCAATCAGTTGCGGGGCAGGGAAATCGGCAGTCGCGTTAATGTTAGCGATCGGGAAGTCGAGCATTTTCTCGAAACCGAAAGTAAACTCGGCGGCGAAGCCACTCAATACCATTTAGGGCATATTCTGGTGGCGATTCCGGAAGGCGCTTCGTCGACAGTGATACAGAAAGCCAAACAAAAAGCCTTGGAAATTATTCAGGATTTACGGGGCGGGCGGGATTTCGTGCAGGTGGCGATGAGTCAATCCGACAGCAGCGAAGCCTTGACCGGCGGCGATTTAGGTTGGCGCTCGATTAATCAAGTGCCGACTTTATTTGTCGATGAGGTCGGCGACCTGAAGCAGGGCGACGTTTCGGACCCGATTCGAAGTCCCAGCGGTTTCCATGTCATAAAAATGCTAGAGCTCAGAGGCGGCGATCAGCAGCATATTGTGACTAAGACGCATGTTCGTCACATATTGATTAAAACCAATGAGCTGATTGACGATGACGAAGCGAAAAAAAGACTGAATAACTTAAAGCGCAGAATTGCCGATGGTGACAGTTTCGATGCGCTGGCCAGAGCGCATTCCGATGATAAAGGGTCCGCACTTAATGGCGGAAGTTTGGATTGGGTGGCCCCCGGTGCGTTGGTTCCCGAGTTCGAAAAGGCGATGAATGCATTGGCGATCGACGAAATTAGTAAACCGGTTCAAACGCAATTCGGTTGGCATCTGATACAGGTGCTCGGCAGAAAGCAGCAAGACGATAGTGAGGACTACAAAAAGGAACAAGTAAGAGAAGCGATTCGTAAACGTAAGATCGAAGAAGAAACCGAATTGTGGCTGCGGCGTTTGCGCGATGAAGCTTATGTCGAGATATTTCATGATAGGCTTTGA
- the malQ gene encoding 4-alpha-glucanotransferase has product MIDILHRRRAGILLHITSLPGNSDNGNLGPEAYRFVDFLNSVGVTVWQTLPLNMPHDDGSPYQCISAHAGNTALIDLDKLVDKGWLSRGERCQECGGSPSFARECLLNHAYYGFKLHATEHEKIEFTKFCIDKKFWLDDYALFIALRKEFNNLSWNQWPERYKSRNISALKEASRRLSTEIEAIKFEQFVFFTQWQELKDYAARHGVLLFGDIPIFVSYDSADVWVHPEVFKLDEQFEMSVVAGVPPDYFSETGQRWGNPHYNWSYLKKNGFHWWLDRIKTQVEMFDIIRIDHFRGLEAAWEIPVSEPTAINGCWIKAPGQALLKMIFDAFGPIALVAEDLGVITDKVEKLRDDFSLPGMKILQFAFSGGPSNPYLPANLDKNSVVYTGTHDNDTTLGWYRQISEQEQAYVYEYLGQPASSMPYTLIQTALASVANLAIIPMQDILELDTEHRMNIPGTTEGNWLWRFTWDQLLPLHSQRLARAIKLYGRD; this is encoded by the coding sequence GTGATTGATATTTTACATAGACGCCGTGCCGGAATTTTATTGCACATTACATCACTCCCAGGCAATAGTGATAATGGTAATTTAGGACCGGAAGCTTATCGGTTCGTCGACTTTCTAAACAGTGTCGGTGTAACGGTTTGGCAAACTTTGCCATTAAACATGCCTCACGATGATGGGTCTCCCTATCAATGCATCTCCGCTCATGCCGGTAATACCGCCTTGATCGATTTGGATAAGTTGGTTGACAAAGGTTGGCTGAGTCGTGGCGAGCGTTGTCAAGAGTGTGGCGGCAGTCCGTCATTTGCAAGGGAGTGCTTACTCAATCACGCATACTATGGCTTTAAGCTGCACGCGACCGAGCACGAAAAAATCGAATTTACCAAATTTTGTATCGACAAAAAGTTTTGGTTGGATGATTACGCCTTATTTATCGCGCTGAGAAAAGAATTCAATAACCTTAGCTGGAATCAATGGCCTGAACGGTACAAATCGCGCAATATTTCGGCGCTCAAAGAAGCCTCTAGGCGCTTAAGCACTGAAATTGAAGCAATTAAATTCGAGCAATTCGTATTCTTTACACAGTGGCAAGAGCTTAAAGATTATGCTGCGCGCCATGGTGTATTGTTGTTTGGCGATATTCCTATTTTCGTTTCTTACGATAGCGCCGATGTTTGGGTTCATCCGGAGGTGTTTAAACTGGATGAGCAGTTCGAAATGTCGGTTGTGGCAGGAGTTCCGCCCGATTATTTTTCGGAAACAGGGCAGCGTTGGGGTAACCCGCATTACAACTGGTCATATCTTAAAAAAAATGGCTTTCATTGGTGGCTTGATCGAATCAAGACACAAGTCGAAATGTTCGATATTATCCGTATCGATCATTTCAGAGGGCTGGAGGCCGCCTGGGAAATTCCAGTATCCGAACCTACGGCAATCAATGGTTGCTGGATCAAGGCCCCGGGGCAAGCCTTGTTAAAAATGATCTTCGATGCGTTTGGGCCTATTGCATTGGTTGCGGAAGATTTAGGCGTAATTACCGATAAAGTCGAAAAGCTCAGGGACGATTTTTCTTTGCCGGGCATGAAAATTCTGCAATTCGCGTTCAGCGGCGGGCCGAGTAATCCTTATTTGCCGGCCAATCTGGATAAAAACAGCGTCGTTTATACCGGCACGCACGATAACGACACTACCTTAGGATGGTACCGTCAGATCAGTGAGCAAGAGCAAGCTTATGTTTATGAATACTTGGGTCAGCCTGCCAGCTCGATGCCCTATACGCTAATACAAACCGCTTTAGCTTCGGTTGCGAATCTCGCTATCATTCCAATGCAGGATATTCTTGAGTTAGATACCGAGCATCGCATGAATATTCCCGGTACGACCGAAGGGAATTGGCTGTGGCGTTTTACATGGGATCAGTTATTACCATTGCACAGTCAACGTTTGGCGCGTGCGATTAAACTTTACGGGCGAGATTAA
- the glgA gene encoding glycogen synthase GlgA: MKRILFVTSEAHPLIKTGGLADVSSSLPKALADLGQDIRIIIPNYQAIKKTENVQHRCTLRINNCDVNILETRLPDSKVIVWLIDCPQFFDYPGNPYHDEYGNAWANSADRFSLFCRITVEVAMNRAYLDWKPEIVHCNDWQSGLVPALLTLEYNRPATIFTIHNMAYQGIFPHSTYHALNLPRQLWNPNALEYYGNMSFLKGGIACSDRVTTVSPTYAKEIQSSEFGYGLEGLLTHRKEFLSGILNGTDNDWNPEFDSNIVQRYSHKTLHHKQANKAALQERLSLPLEPSIPIFGLISRLVEQKGIDLLLECLPELLSMSVQFVLLGSGNKSFEQRLYNFAEAYPEKMSITIGYDEQLAHWIEAGSDIFLMPSRFEPCGLNQMYSQRYGTLPIVRKTGGLADTVVDALPHTIDNKTATGITFNESTPSSLLEAIKRALILYRVPEIWTQLQTNAMKKDFSWNSSAKQYLSLYDHL; the protein is encoded by the coding sequence ATGAAACGAATTCTTTTTGTTACCAGTGAAGCACATCCTTTAATAAAAACCGGCGGCTTGGCAGATGTTTCAAGCAGCTTACCTAAGGCTTTGGCGGATCTAGGCCAAGATATCCGTATCATCATACCCAACTATCAAGCTATAAAAAAAACCGAAAACGTCCAACATCGGTGTACGTTGAGAATCAATAATTGCGATGTCAATATTCTCGAAACCCGCTTGCCGGATTCGAAAGTGATTGTATGGCTGATCGATTGCCCCCAGTTTTTTGACTACCCGGGCAATCCATATCACGATGAATACGGTAATGCCTGGGCAAACAGCGCCGATCGCTTTTCGCTGTTCTGCCGCATAACCGTAGAAGTCGCGATGAACAGAGCCTACTTAGATTGGAAACCGGAAATCGTCCACTGCAACGACTGGCAAAGCGGTCTGGTTCCCGCCTTGTTGACGCTGGAATATAACCGCCCGGCAACCATTTTTACGATCCATAACATGGCCTACCAAGGAATCTTTCCCCACTCGACCTACCATGCGCTTAATCTTCCAAGACAGCTTTGGAATCCAAACGCACTTGAGTATTACGGCAACATGTCGTTTTTAAAAGGCGGCATTGCTTGCTCCGATCGAGTAACGACGGTAAGTCCTACCTATGCCAAAGAAATTCAATCATCCGAGTTTGGTTACGGGCTAGAAGGCTTGTTAACTCATCGCAAGGAATTTCTAAGCGGTATACTCAACGGAACCGACAATGACTGGAATCCCGAATTCGACAGCAACATCGTACAACGCTACAGCCATAAAACGCTCCATCACAAACAAGCCAATAAGGCTGCATTACAAGAACGGCTCTCGCTGCCTCTCGAGCCGTCCATTCCCATTTTCGGATTAATTAGCCGTTTGGTTGAACAAAAAGGTATCGACTTGTTATTAGAATGCTTGCCGGAGTTACTAAGTATGTCAGTACAATTTGTCTTACTTGGCAGCGGCAACAAAAGCTTCGAACAACGTTTATATAATTTTGCCGAAGCCTACCCTGAAAAAATGTCTATTACTATCGGCTACGATGAACAATTGGCTCATTGGATAGAAGCGGGAAGCGATATTTTCTTGATGCCATCGCGCTTCGAGCCCTGCGGATTAAACCAAATGTATAGTCAACGCTATGGAACTTTGCCGATCGTAAGGAAAACCGGCGGCCTTGCAGATACGGTAGTCGATGCTCTACCCCATACGATTGACAACAAAACGGCAACCGGAATTACCTTCAATGAATCGACCCCCAGTTCGCTTCTGGAAGCCATCAAACGCGCGTTGATTTTATATAGGGTCCCGGAAATTTGGACACAACTGCAAACCAATGCCATGAAGAAAGACTTTTCGTGGAATAGTAGCGCTAAACAGTATTTATCGCTCTATGATCATTTATAA
- the glgC gene encoding glucose-1-phosphate adenylyltransferase — MSESINQPQDRFVSHLTRNTIALILAGGRGSRLKNMTDWRAKPAVPFGGKFRIVDFPLSNCINSGIRKIGILTQYKADSLIRHIQQGWGFLRGEFGEYVDLMPAQQRLETSWYEGTADAVYQNIDILRTRRPEYVLILAGDHIYKMDYGEMLADHVANNADLTIGCLEVSLEEATEFGVMDVDQNRRVKAFVEKPANPPSMPGKPDKALASMGIYVFNAAFLFEQLIKDADTKGSNRDFGKDIIPAVIDKYRVSAYPFLNLQGDQSYWRDVGTIDAYWAANMELIGVKPDLNLYDKTWPIWTYQEQTPPAKFVFDDDKRRGQAVDSMVSGGCVISGAKVRHSLLFSNVRVNSYTTLQDAVVLPEVNIARHCRITKAIIEKGCEVPQGTVIGENLEDDKKRFHVSPGGVVLVTPDMLGQSRHYVR; from the coding sequence ATGTCAGAGTCAATCAACCAACCTCAAGACAGGTTCGTCAGTCATCTAACTAGAAATACAATTGCCTTGATTCTTGCGGGCGGCCGCGGCTCACGGTTAAAAAACATGACTGATTGGCGCGCCAAACCGGCGGTTCCTTTTGGCGGAAAATTCAGGATTGTCGACTTTCCGCTATCCAATTGCATTAATTCCGGAATCCGGAAAATCGGCATTTTAACGCAATACAAAGCCGATTCTTTGATTCGACATATTCAACAAGGCTGGGGTTTTTTACGCGGCGAATTCGGTGAATATGTCGATTTGATGCCGGCTCAACAACGCCTCGAAACGTCTTGGTATGAGGGAACCGCCGATGCGGTTTATCAGAATATCGACATTCTAAGAACCCGCCGACCGGAGTATGTTCTGATATTGGCCGGCGATCATATCTATAAAATGGACTACGGCGAAATGCTTGCCGATCATGTGGCCAATAATGCAGACTTGACCATTGGTTGCCTCGAGGTAAGCCTTGAAGAGGCGACCGAGTTCGGGGTCATGGATGTCGATCAAAATCGACGGGTAAAAGCCTTTGTCGAAAAACCCGCCAATCCGCCTTCGATGCCGGGTAAGCCTGACAAAGCCTTGGCTTCGATGGGTATCTATGTCTTCAATGCGGCATTTTTATTCGAGCAGTTGATCAAGGATGCCGACACCAAAGGCTCGAACCGGGATTTCGGCAAGGATATTATTCCTGCGGTTATCGATAAATATAGGGTCAGTGCATACCCCTTTTTGAATTTGCAAGGCGATCAAAGTTACTGGCGCGATGTAGGGACGATAGATGCCTACTGGGCGGCAAATATGGAATTAATCGGCGTCAAGCCCGATTTGAATTTATACGATAAGACTTGGCCTATTTGGACCTATCAGGAACAAACGCCGCCGGCAAAATTTGTCTTCGACGACGACAAAAGAAGAGGGCAGGCGGTCGATTCGATGGTATCCGGCGGTTGCGTTATTTCCGGCGCCAAGGTCAGGCATTCATTGTTATTTTCCAATGTCCGGGTTAATTCTTACACGACGTTACAAGATGCGGTGGTGCTCCCTGAGGTCAATATTGCACGGCATTGCCGAATTACCAAGGCAATCATCGAAAAAGGTTGCGAAGTGCCCCAAGGTACGGTAATCGGAGAGAACCTCGAGGACGATAAAAAAAGATTTCATGTCAGCCCGGGCGGAGTCGTATTGGTGACCCCGGATATGTTAGGACAGAGCAGGCACTATGTCAGATAA
- the glgB gene encoding 1,4-alpha-glucan branching protein GlgB — protein sequence MKKQSNMPLCDDLCKIIEAKHHDPFSVLGRLSDNNLNKVSPTKIRLYLPYADSVRFAEKGPEILRLAETDFFEYTAQPGELPEHYQISWIDKEGQQHTDYDPYDFPEQLPEFDRHLFGEGKHWHIYQKLGAHRHNIDGIGGVLFTVWAPNAARVSVVGDFNRWDGRCHLMRVLGNSGIWELFIPSLDAGCLYKFEILNRQNQEILIKTDPYAQQYEHRPKTASIVVKEEAYQWQDAKWMTYRKTRDWLHEPMSIYEVHLGSWQRDDAGNFLNYREIAKQLIQYVKDMGFTHIELLPITEHPFDASWGYQSTGYFAPTSRHGTPDDFRYFIDLFHQNNIGIILDWVPAHFPKDFFALARFDGSALYEHEDPRKGEHRDWGTLIFNFGRNEVKNFLLASAIFWLEEFHLDGLRVDAVASMLYLDYSRDENDWIPNMYGGNENLEAIAFLRELNTVTHEQHPGTVMMAEESTAWPQVTRPTWTGGLGFSMKWNMGWMHDILDYISRDPIHRRYHHDQLTFGLLYAFTENFVLPFSHDEVVHGKGSLLYRMPGDEWRKFANLRLLYTLMFTYPGKKLLFMGSEFGQGTEWNFNQPLDWYVLQYPRHQGLQTLVKDLNHLYKNHPALYQYDFNHSGFDWIDCHDVEQSVISYRRKGASDDLIIILNFTPIVRENYHIGVPFEGVYFEIFNSDSAYYEGSNVGNREILSEPEPWMGHQQSIYLTLPPLGGIILTQQTKVINNSAS from the coding sequence GTGAAAAAGCAATCCAATATGCCGCTGTGTGATGATTTATGCAAAATCATTGAAGCCAAACATCACGATCCTTTTTCCGTTTTAGGTCGACTCAGCGATAACAATTTGAACAAGGTAAGTCCTACCAAAATAAGGCTCTATTTGCCTTACGCCGATTCGGTCCGTTTTGCAGAGAAAGGCCCTGAAATACTTCGACTCGCAGAAACGGACTTTTTTGAATATACCGCTCAGCCCGGCGAATTACCAGAACATTATCAAATTTCTTGGATCGACAAAGAAGGCCAACAACACACCGATTACGACCCTTATGACTTTCCCGAGCAATTGCCGGAATTCGATCGTCATTTGTTCGGCGAAGGCAAGCATTGGCATATCTACCAAAAACTTGGCGCGCATCGACACAATATCGACGGAATCGGTGGCGTATTATTTACCGTCTGGGCCCCGAACGCGGCGCGCGTTAGCGTGGTCGGCGATTTTAACCGCTGGGACGGTCGCTGTCACTTAATGCGGGTGCTAGGCAACAGCGGGATCTGGGAGCTTTTTATTCCGAGTCTCGACGCGGGCTGCTTATATAAATTCGAAATACTGAACCGTCAAAACCAAGAAATTTTAATTAAAACAGACCCTTATGCCCAGCAATATGAGCATCGCCCTAAAACCGCTTCGATCGTCGTCAAAGAAGAAGCCTATCAATGGCAAGATGCGAAATGGATGACTTATCGCAAAACCCGCGACTGGCTACACGAACCGATGTCGATTTACGAAGTGCATTTAGGCTCGTGGCAACGGGACGATGCCGGCAATTTCTTGAATTACCGAGAGATCGCGAAACAGTTAATCCAATACGTCAAAGACATGGGCTTTACCCATATCGAATTATTGCCTATCACAGAGCATCCTTTCGATGCGTCTTGGGGTTACCAATCAACGGGTTACTTCGCCCCGACTAGTCGGCATGGGACGCCCGACGATTTCAGGTACTTTATCGACCTCTTCCATCAAAATAATATCGGCATTATTTTAGACTGGGTCCCCGCGCATTTTCCGAAGGACTTTTTCGCACTGGCTCGGTTTGACGGTAGCGCGCTCTATGAGCACGAAGACCCCCGCAAAGGCGAGCATAGAGATTGGGGCACCCTGATCTTTAACTTCGGCCGCAACGAAGTTAAAAATTTCTTACTGGCGAGCGCGATATTTTGGCTTGAAGAATTTCACCTTGACGGCCTTAGGGTCGACGCCGTCGCATCAATGCTTTATCTGGATTATTCCCGCGATGAAAACGACTGGATTCCCAACATGTATGGCGGCAACGAAAATCTCGAGGCCATCGCTTTTTTGCGAGAACTCAATACCGTAACGCATGAACAACACCCCGGTACAGTCATGATGGCAGAGGAGTCGACCGCTTGGCCTCAGGTAACCCGCCCGACCTGGACAGGAGGCCTCGGTTTTTCGATGAAATGGAACATGGGCTGGATGCACGACATTCTCGATTATATAAGCCGCGACCCGATACACCGACGCTATCACCACGATCAACTGACCTTCGGCCTACTTTATGCCTTTACCGAAAACTTCGTCCTTCCGTTCTCTCATGATGAAGTCGTTCACGGCAAAGGTTCGTTACTCTACAGAATGCCGGGAGACGAATGGCGAAAATTTGCGAATTTGCGCCTACTTTACACCTTGATGTTTACCTACCCGGGTAAAAAATTATTGTTCATGGGCAGTGAGTTCGGGCAAGGCACCGAATGGAATTTCAACCAACCCTTGGATTGGTACGTGCTGCAATATCCTCGACACCAAGGCTTGCAAACTTTGGTCAAAGATCTTAATCATTTGTATAAAAACCACCCCGCACTTTACCAATACGACTTCAATCACAGCGGCTTTGACTGGATCGATTGCCATGATGTCGAACAATCGGTTATCAGCTACCGCCGCAAAGGCGCCAGCGATGATTTGATCATCATACTTAATTTCACACCGATTGTGAGAGAAAACTATCATATCGGCGTGCCTTTCGAAGGGGTTTATTTTGAAATTTTTAATTCAGACTCTGCCTATTATGAAGGCAGCAACGTCGGCAACCGCGAGATACTATCGGAACCGGAGCCTTGGATGGGACACCAACAATCTATATACTTGACTTTACCTCCGCTAGGCGGAATCATCTTGACGCAGCAAACGAAAGTCATAAACAACTCTGCTTCCTAA
- a CDS encoding glycoside hydrolase family 57 protein: MSDKKLKLVICWHMHQPEYRDLQTGEFQLPWTYLHVMKDYVDMIAHLEAAPEAKAVVNFAPILLEQIEDYARQVGRYLHDRISFKDPLLAALVAPSTPSDPDARLKLVKDCMRANRERQIGRYPTFQKLVKMAEWMEQNHDALSYMNSQFISDLLAWYHLAWMGESVKLTDVRVKRLIAKGSGYTLHERIEIVEVIGEQLSTAICRYKALARKGRIELSVTPYAHPIMPLLIDIKSTLQAMPDAPLPELDTYPGGEERVKWHLKHGVETFKRFFGFIPRGCWPSEGAVSTETLKMLSEFGFDWAATGGNVLHNSLRLSDIDGVSPHHPFRASGTGIPCFFRDDGLSDLIGFEYSKWHADDAVADLVNHLEQIHKHDTSTDKVVSIIMDGENAWEYFPQNGYHFLSALYKRLSHHPEIQLTTFSECLDQAIEIQSLPKLMAGSWVYGTFSTWIGDVDKNRGWDMLGDAKWAFDKVVSTGRLTDEQLALAEHQLAICEGSDWFWWFGDYNPGEAVSSFEKQFRLNLSNLYLLLGEDPPAYLALSFTQGSGAPAMGGTMRPGIENV, from the coding sequence ATGTCAGATAAAAAACTGAAGCTAGTGATATGTTGGCACATGCATCAGCCTGAGTATCGCGATTTGCAAACCGGCGAATTTCAACTACCTTGGACTTATTTGCATGTCATGAAGGATTATGTCGACATGATCGCTCATCTTGAAGCAGCGCCGGAAGCCAAAGCGGTAGTTAATTTTGCGCCGATTCTTCTAGAGCAGATCGAGGACTATGCCAGGCAAGTGGGTCGCTATCTGCACGATCGCATTTCATTCAAGGATCCTTTGTTGGCGGCACTGGTTGCTCCATCGACTCCCTCGGATCCCGATGCACGGCTCAAACTGGTTAAGGATTGCATGCGCGCTAATCGAGAGCGGCAGATCGGACGATATCCGACGTTCCAGAAACTGGTCAAAATGGCCGAATGGATGGAACAGAATCATGATGCGTTGAGCTATATGAATTCCCAATTCATTAGCGATCTTTTGGCGTGGTATCATCTGGCTTGGATGGGCGAAAGTGTCAAACTGACCGATGTCAGAGTCAAGCGCTTGATTGCCAAAGGCTCAGGCTACACATTACATGAACGGATCGAAATCGTCGAAGTCATCGGTGAACAGCTCTCGACGGCAATATGCCGATACAAGGCGTTGGCAAGAAAAGGACGCATCGAGCTTTCGGTAACGCCTTATGCGCATCCGATTATGCCTTTGTTAATCGATATCAAAAGCACGTTGCAGGCGATGCCGGATGCTCCGCTTCCCGAACTGGATACTTATCCGGGAGGCGAGGAAAGGGTGAAATGGCATCTGAAACACGGTGTCGAAACCTTTAAGCGATTTTTCGGGTTCATCCCGAGAGGCTGTTGGCCATCAGAAGGAGCGGTCAGTACCGAGACATTGAAGATGCTCTCCGAGTTCGGTTTTGATTGGGCTGCAACCGGCGGTAACGTGTTGCATAACAGCTTGCGATTATCTGACATCGATGGCGTGAGTCCGCATCATCCGTTTCGCGCTAGCGGAACCGGTATTCCTTGTTTTTTTAGGGACGATGGTTTATCGGACTTGATCGGATTCGAATATTCCAAGTGGCATGCCGACGATGCGGTTGCCGATTTGGTCAATCATTTGGAACAAATCCATAAGCATGACACTTCTACGGATAAGGTGGTATCGATTATCATGGATGGCGAAAATGCTTGGGAGTATTTTCCGCAAAACGGCTATCATTTTCTCAGCGCGCTCTATAAACGCTTGAGCCATCATCCTGAGATTCAGCTGACAACATTTTCCGAATGCCTCGACCAAGCCATTGAAATACAATCTCTGCCGAAGTTGATGGCCGGCAGCTGGGTATACGGAACTTTTTCTACCTGGATCGGCGATGTCGATAAAAATCGGGGGTGGGATATGTTGGGCGATGCCAAATGGGCGTTTGACAAAGTCGTATCCACCGGGCGCTTGACCGATGAGCAGTTGGCTCTTGCCGAGCATCAGCTTGCTATTTGCGAAGGTTCGGATTGGTTTTGGTGGTTCGGCGATTACAATCCGGGGGAGGCTGTGAGCAGCTTTGAAAAACAGTTTCGTTTAAACTTGAGTAATCTCTATCTGTTGTTAGGAGAAGATCCGCCGGCTTATCTGGCATTATCGTTCACTCAGGGATCCGGAGCTCCCGCCATGGGCGGCACGATGAGGCCGGGTATTGAAAACGTTTAG
- a CDS encoding DUF4912 domain-containing protein — MQFSQAEPLNFPALIILPIDPYHLHAYWRIAGVTPLLQAKNNPLILRLFWQLDWADTQEHQRPWFDAGEVSSYANAKIQLPVAGAIYTAAIGQCDSNGDFIVYVRSLPVSMPSSAMTPVTELTGPLVFDEADIDAKIRQTLSEPDVEKIPFSPASPIHLSPAERFELHDMDSYSSAGISCLQNRNKTHLGICTK, encoded by the coding sequence TTGCAATTCAGTCAGGCTGAACCGCTTAATTTTCCAGCGCTCATTATTTTACCGATAGATCCCTATCATCTTCATGCCTATTGGCGTATTGCTGGCGTAACTCCTTTGCTGCAGGCGAAGAATAATCCGTTAATATTACGCTTGTTCTGGCAACTTGATTGGGCGGATACACAAGAGCATCAGCGTCCATGGTTTGATGCCGGCGAAGTATCCTCGTACGCCAATGCTAAAATTCAATTGCCGGTCGCCGGCGCAATTTATACGGCGGCGATCGGTCAATGCGACAGTAATGGAGATTTTATTGTATATGTTCGCTCGCTGCCTGTTAGTATGCCTTCTTCTGCGATGACGCCGGTGACCGAACTAACAGGGCCTTTAGTCTTTGATGAAGCCGATATTGACGCTAAAATTCGGCAAACATTAAGCGAGCCGGATGTCGAAAAAATCCCTTTTTCTCCGGCGTCTCCGATTCACTTGAGCCCAGCGGAACGATTTGAGCTTCATGATATGGATAGTTATTCGAGCGCAGGTATATCCTGTCTGCAGAATAGAAATAAAACTCACTTAGGAATATGCACAAAATAA